One Streptomyces dangxiongensis genomic window, GTCTTCGCCAACGAGAACGCGACCGCGCTGGCGGAGGCGGCCGTACGGCTGCTGGCGGACCCGGCGCGCCGGGCGCGCTTGCGCGAGCGCGGCAGCGCCCACGTGCGGCGGTTCGACTGGTCCACGGTCGGCGCGGACATCCTGTCCGTCTACGAGACGGTGACGGCCGGCGCGGCGGCGGTCGCCGCGGACGAGCGGACGACGGGCCTGCGGGCCCGCTTCGGCCTGACCCGGGACGGGAGCGGCAGCACCCGCGAGCAACCGACGGCTCCGGGACTCCGGGACCGAGACGGGGGCGTTCCGAGCAGCCGATAGCCTTCGGCCGTGACCGTAACCCTCATCTGGATCCTTCTCGCGCTCGTCGCCGTCGGCGTGTACCTGAGCTGGACGGCCGGCCGGCTCGACCGGCTGCACGTGCGGATGGACGCCGCCCGGGCCGCCCTCGACGCCCAGTTGCTGCGGCGGGCCTCCGTGGCGCAGGAACTGGCCACCTCGGGCGTCCTGGACCCGGCGGCCTCGATCGTGCTGTACGAGGCCGCGCACGCCGCCCGGCAGGCCGAGGAGGAGCAGCGGGAGGTCGCCGAGAGCGAACTGAGCCAGGCACTGCGCGCGGTCTTCGCCGAACCGGCGCAGGTGGAGGCCGTACGGGAGGCGCCGGGCGGTGAGGAGGCCGCCCGCGAGCTGGCCGAGGCCGTCCGCCGGGTGCCGATGGCCCGCCGCTTCCACAACGACGGCGTGGGGGCCGCGCGCAGACTGCGGGAACACCGCAAGGTGCGCTGGTTCCGGCTGGCCGGCCACGCCCCGTTCCCGCTGGCCGTCGAGATGGACGACGAGCCGCCCGCGGCCCTGGTGGAACGGGTCTCCTGACCGCCCGCCGACGGCCCCGGTGGGCCCAAAACGATCCACCGGCTTTCCATTGGCCCTTGCTTTGGACTGGTCCGCTCGCGTTTCCTCAGCGATGCAGAAGCCTTCTTTTCCCACCAGTGAGGTCGCCCGTGTCCACCATCGACAACCAGGCTCCCGAGACCGGCACCGCCCGCGTGAAGCGCGGCATGGCCGAGCAGCTCAAGGGCGGCGTGATCATGGACGTCGTCACGCCGGAGCAGGCGAAGATCGCCGAGGACGCGGGCGCCGTCGCCGTCATGGCCCTGGAGCGGGTCCCCGCGGACATCCGCAAGGACGGCGGCGTGGCCCGCATGTCCGACCCGGACATGATCGAGGGCATCATCGACGCCGTCTCGATCCCGGTCATGGCCAAGTCCCGCATCGGCCACTTCGTCGAGGCCCAGGTGCTCCAGTCCCTCGGCGTCGACTACATCGACGAATCCGAGGTGCTGACCCCGGCCGACGAGGTCAACCACTCCGACAAGTGGTCCTTCACGACCCCCTTCGTGTGCGGTGCGACCAACCTGGGCGAGGCCCTGCGTCGCATCGCCGAGGGCGCCGCGATGATCCGCTCCAAGGGCGAGGCCGGCACCGGCAACGTCGTCGAGGCCGTCCGCCACCTGCGCCAGATCAAGAACGAGATCGCCAGGCTGCGCGGCTACGACAACCACGAGCTGTACGCGGCGGCCAAGGAACTGCGCGCCCCGTACGAGCTGGTCAAGGAGGTCGCCGAGCTGGGCAAGCTCCCCGTGGTCCTCTTCTCCGCCGGCGGTGTCGCCACCCCGGCCGACGCGGCCCTGATGCGCCAGCTCGGTGCCGAGGGCGTGTTCGTCGGCTCCGGCATCTTCAAGTCGGGCGACCCGGCCAAGCGCGCCGCCGCCATCGTGAAGGCCACCACCTTCTACGACGACCCGAAGATCATCGCGGACGCGTCCCGCAACCTCGGCGAGG contains:
- the pdxS gene encoding pyridoxal 5'-phosphate synthase lyase subunit PdxS; its protein translation is MSTIDNQAPETGTARVKRGMAEQLKGGVIMDVVTPEQAKIAEDAGAVAVMALERVPADIRKDGGVARMSDPDMIEGIIDAVSIPVMAKSRIGHFVEAQVLQSLGVDYIDESEVLTPADEVNHSDKWSFTTPFVCGATNLGEALRRIAEGAAMIRSKGEAGTGNVVEAVRHLRQIKNEIARLRGYDNHELYAAAKELRAPYELVKEVAELGKLPVVLFSAGGVATPADAALMRQLGAEGVFVGSGIFKSGDPAKRAAAIVKATTFYDDPKIIADASRNLGEAMVGINCDTLPEAERYANRGW